The Longimicrobium sp. genome contains a region encoding:
- a CDS encoding RNA polymerase sigma factor RpoD/SigA: MSFSPAKKIAAESESLDQYLREISAYPLIDRDEEARLARRIRESDGEALEALVRSNLRFVVAVAKKYQNQGVSLADLINEGNIGLIRAARKFDETKGIKFISYAVWWIRQAILQALAEQSRIVRVPLSRAGAVHRIGRRSSAMTQELGREPTLQEIAVELEVPEDEISHALAMSQVYLSLDAPLVPGEDGQLLDYLSDQFSPGPDDDVYEHALKRTIEDALGTLSEREAKVLRLYFGLGDTEPMTLEQIGESFGITRERVRQIKEKALLRLRHQSRARFLETFLT; encoded by the coding sequence ATGTCGTTCAGCCCCGCCAAGAAGATCGCAGCCGAATCCGAGTCGCTGGACCAGTACCTCCGCGAGATCAGCGCGTACCCGCTCATCGACCGCGACGAGGAGGCGCGCCTGGCGCGCCGCATCCGCGAGAGCGACGGCGAGGCGCTGGAGGCGCTGGTGCGCTCCAACCTGCGGTTCGTGGTGGCGGTGGCCAAGAAGTACCAGAACCAGGGCGTGTCGCTGGCCGACCTCATCAACGAGGGGAACATCGGCCTGATCCGCGCGGCGCGGAAGTTCGACGAGACCAAGGGGATCAAGTTCATCTCCTACGCCGTGTGGTGGATCCGCCAGGCCATCCTGCAGGCGCTGGCCGAGCAGAGCCGCATCGTGCGCGTTCCCCTTTCCCGCGCGGGGGCGGTGCACCGCATCGGCCGCCGGTCGAGCGCCATGACGCAGGAGCTGGGGCGCGAGCCCACGCTGCAGGAGATCGCGGTGGAGCTCGAGGTGCCCGAGGACGAGATCAGCCACGCGCTGGCCATGAGCCAGGTGTACCTCTCGCTCGACGCGCCGCTGGTCCCCGGCGAAGACGGGCAGCTGCTGGACTACCTTTCCGACCAGTTCTCTCCCGGCCCCGACGACGACGTCTACGAGCACGCGCTGAAGCGCACCATCGAGGACGCGCTGGGCACGCTCAGCGAGCGCGAGGCCAAGGTGCTGCGCCTGTACTTCGGGCTGGGCGACACCGAGCCCATGACGCTGGAGCAGATCGGCGAGAGCTTCGGCATCACCCGCGAGCGCGTGCGGCAGATCAAGGAAAAGGCGCTCCTGCGCCTGCGCCACCAGTCGCGCGCCCGCTTCCTGGAGACCTTCCTCACCTGA